TAATTTGAGTTTAGCCTGTTTTGTTTTTGATTATCAGTAATTTCTTGATTCGATTGTCCCAGTAAGTTTAGAAGCGCGGCAAAACTATCACCTGCCGTTGTTTTGTTTGCCGCATCTTTATTGCCTGGTTGTTTTTTCAGGTGGTTTGCTTGGATTACCGATTGAATCTCTATTCCAAATCACCTCCTTCAGAACCCTGAAAAGGATTAGATTGATGGCGCAAGGTTACCTGGGTTGCCAGTTCGTCAAATTGCTTTTGCTCTGCTTTATTTTGCCTTTCTACATGCGTGGCAAATTGATTTTCCTTTAATTTTTCTAGTATTAATTTTTGTTTGCGGGCCTCTAATGTTTTCTGGCGGCACTTTTTAAACTTTTGATAGGCAGTGTCAGCACTCTTCTCTTCCTGAATAACTTTGTTTTTTAACCATTGGCGATACATGGTGTTATGCAGCACATCAAAACAATCGCCGCTAAGTTCGGTTTGTAATGAGGTTTCCAGATTCATTCTGGTTTTATTTAAACAACTTAGTTGACTCAGGTATTTCTGGTGTGCACTGGCCTGGGCCAATGCCGCTTGTTGCTCATTATTTTCCCGGTGTTGAAGGACAGGTTCCAGTTGAAACTTGAAATTCTTCATTTGCCGGTCCCTCCTGTGCCCAAGTTCATTAGTTGCTGTATGGTTGCGGGATAATCAGAGCTCTCGTTAAGATCCTGCTTTAGAAAACCTGTTATTTTGTCATGGTGCTTAATTGCCTTATCTATCGTAGAATTGGAACCTGATACATAAGCCCCGATATTGATTAAGTCTTCCGATTCTCTGTAAGTTGATAAAAGTTCCCGTACTTTACCGGCTTGTAGGTAATGCTTTTCCGGCGTGATATCCGGCATAAGGCGGCTTACACTGTCCAGTACGTCTATGGCCGGGTATTGATATTTAGAAGCTGTCTTGCGAGAAAGAACGATGTGGCCGTCAAGTATTCCTCGCACGGCATCGGCTATGGGCTCATTCATGTCATCTCCGTCAACCAGTACCGTATAAAATGCGGTAATTGAGCCGTTAGAAGACGTGCCGGAACGTTCCAACAAGCGCGGCAGCAGCGCGAAAACGGAGGGTGTGTACCCCTTGGTTGCCGGTGGTTCTCCCACAGCCAGCCCTACCTCCCGCTGGGCCATGGCAAATCGTGTTACCGAGTCCATGAGTAAAAGAACATTTTTCCCCTGGTCCCTGAAATACTCGGCAATAGCCGTGGCAACAAATGCCCCTTTCAGGCGAACCAGTGCGGGTTGGTCAGACGTGACAGAAACAACCACAGATTTTGCTAAGCCTTCCTCACCGAGGTCATCATTTATAAAATCAAGAACTTCACGGCCCCTTTCTCCGATGAGACCGATAACGTTAACATCAGCCTCGCTGTACCGTGATATCATACCCAGCAAAGTACTTTTACCCACACCACTACCGGCAAAAATCCCTACCCTTTGGCCTCTGCCGCAGGTGAGAAAGGCGTCAATGCAACGAACTCCAGTGGCCAGAACTTGATTTATGGGCTGCCTCTCCAGCGGGTTGGGAGGCGAATTATCCACCGGGAAAGGGTTGCCTAAATGAGTATCTTCTTGATGTTGGCCCGGGGAAATTATATTGCCCAGTCCATCCAATATTTGCCCCAGAAGGTGTTCTCCAACTTTGATGGTAAGAGA
The genomic region above belongs to Bacillota bacterium and contains:
- the fliJ gene encoding flagellar export protein FliJ, with protein sequence MKNFKFQLEPVLQHRENNEQQAALAQASAHQKYLSQLSCLNKTRMNLETSLQTELSGDCFDVLHNTMYRQWLKNKVIQEEKSADTAYQKFKKCRQKTLEARKQKLILEKLKENQFATHVERQNKAEQKQFDELATQVTLRHQSNPFQGSEGGDLE
- the fliI gene encoding flagellar protein export ATPase FliI, with protein sequence MIQGIDLTPVQEKIQNTRVIKTVGKVTRVVGLTIEVQGINARIGEICTIAVPEYSKPVRAEVVGFKENKTIMMPLGNIQGIYPHCSVVPTGRSLTIKVGEHLLGQILDGLGNIISPGQHQEDTHLGNPFPVDNSPPNPLERQPINQVLATGVRCIDAFLTCGRGQRVGIFAGSGVGKSTLLGMISRYSEADVNVIGLIGERGREVLDFINDDLGEEGLAKSVVVSVTSDQPALVRLKGAFVATAIAEYFRDQGKNVLLLMDSVTRFAMAQREVGLAVGEPPATKGYTPSVFALLPRLLERSGTSSNGSITAFYTVLVDGDDMNEPIADAVRGILDGHIVLSRKTASKYQYPAIDVLDSVSRLMPDITPEKHYLQAGKVRELLSTYRESEDLINIGAYVSGSNSTIDKAIKHHDKITGFLKQDLNESSDYPATIQQLMNLGTGGTGK